The proteins below come from a single Procambarus clarkii isolate CNS0578487 chromosome 44, FALCON_Pclarkii_2.0, whole genome shotgun sequence genomic window:
- the LOC123745115 gene encoding uncharacterized protein — MVPRHTNYPVTPRPPSTLTMPVTLTQSTFLHVTQPPRYPTSALPNLRVTQPPRYPTSTLPNLRVTQPPRYPTSALPNLHVTQPSRYPTSTLPNLHVTQPPRYPTSALPNLRVTQPPRYPTTALPNLRITQPPSSHLKRGDCSQHRHKIISRMHSVKFAYLPHNPKHWRVFSLSSSGTSLPRK, encoded by the coding sequence ATGGTACCACGGCACACCAATTACCCTGTTACTCCACGCCCTCCCTCCACACTCACCATGCCAGTTACTCTTACACAGTCAACATTCCTCCACGTTACCCAGCCTCCACGTTACCCAACCTCCGCGTTACCCAACCTCCGCGTTACCCAACCTCCACGTTACCCAACCTCCACATTACCCAACCTCCGCGTTACCCAACCTCCGCGTTACCCAACCTCCGCGTTACCCAACCTCCACGTTACCCAGCCTTCACGTTACCCAACCTCCACGTTACCCAACCTCCACGTTACCCAACCTCCACGTTACCCAACCTCCGCGTTACCCAACCTCCGCGTTACCCAACCTCCGCGTTACCCAACCACCGCGTTACCCAACCTCCGCATTACCCAACCTCCATCCTCACATCTCAAGAGGGGCGACTGCTCGCAGCATCGCCACAAAATTATCTCCAGAATGCACAGTGTAAAATTTGCAtatctaccacacaaccctaaaCACTGGCGGGTATTCAGCCTGTCGTCTTCCGGGACAAGTCTACCACGTAAGTGA